The following DNA comes from Legionella sp. PATHC032.
ACCGCTGGAAGGAAATGCCAGTACCAAATCTCCTGGAGTAATATCTTTTCCTAATATGGCTTCATCCTTTTCCACTACCCCAGTAATAATACCTACCAAATCATGCTCTCCTTTCAGATAGGTATCGGGCATTTCAGCTGTCTCCCCACCAACCAGGGAAATATTATTTTCGAGACAAGCTTGCGTCATGCCAATAATGATCTCTTCAATATATTCAGGCTTCAAGCGATCAGTTGCTATATAATCTAAAAGTGTTAATGGCCTTGCACCCAACACAATAATATCGTTGGTGGTTGCACTGACCAAATCGATTCCGATTGTATCAAATTTTTGCATCATCCTAGCAACTATGGTCTTCGTACCTACGCCATCAATGCTTTGAACCATGACAGGGTGTTTGAATTTTTCCATAAAAGGCTTCAAATCATACATTGCACCAAAACTACCGATTCCTGTCAGAACTTGAGGCGAAAATGTTTTTTCAACATTACGTTTAATGCGTGCGACAGCTTCATTACCTGCCTCAATATCGACACCCGCTGATTTGTAATTGACAGTAGACATTATAATAGCCTCGCTCTTAAGCCATTTTCCCAAGCCTGTTTCGCTTCTTTGACAGGCAAACTGATAACAGAATTCATCTGTAAAACTG
Coding sequences within:
- the purM gene encoding phosphoribosylformylglycinamidine cyclo-ligase; the encoded protein is MSTVNYKSAGVDIEAGNEAVARIKRNVEKTFSPQVLTGIGSFGAMYDLKPFMEKFKHPVMVQSIDGVGTKTIVARMMQKFDTIGIDLVSATTNDIIVLGARPLTLLDYIATDRLKPEYIEEIIIGMTQACLENNISLVGGETAEMPDTYLKGEHDLVGIITGVVEKDEAILGKDITPGDLVLAFPSSGLHTNGYSLARKLLFELGGYTVESKIAELDVTVGEALLLPHINYTNPVLHLLNKKIPIKGMAHITGGGVLENIPRILPNHCSVEINKNSCPVLPIFNVLRELGKLDDQEMYRTFNMGIGLVMMVSPDAVSEIYAALKTFPNFPVYEVGQVVSGKPEVRLL